From Pseudomonas fluorescens, one genomic window encodes:
- the ccoM gene encoding cytochrome c oxidase subunit CcoM: protein MFFDNVVIAGVLTVSLMILFFAGFGFFIWRDSHKRK from the coding sequence ATGTTTTTCGACAATGTGGTGATCGCCGGAGTGCTGACTGTCAGCCTCATGATTCTGTTTTTCGCTGGGTTTGGATTCTTTATCTGGAGAGACTCGCACAAGCGCAAGTAG
- a CDS encoding inorganic phosphate transporter: MIDLFSGLDAWVLVSLLLALAFVLAFEFINGFHDTANAVATVIYTKAMPPHLAVFFSGVFNFLGVLLGGVGVAYAIVHLLPVELLINVNTGHGLAMVFSLLAAAITWNLGTWYFGIPASSSHTLIGSILGVGLANALINDIPLVDGVNWQKAVDIGASLVVSPMAGFAVAALVLLGLKWWRPLSKMHKTPDQRRKIDDKKHPPFWNRLVLVISAMAVSFVHGSNDGQKGIGLIMLVLIGIVPAQFVLDLNSTTYQIERTRDATLHLNQFYQRNEATLGEFLALGKGVKDDLPEKFRCNPQQTEPTIAALLSTLKGVADYHSLPHESRIEVRRYLLCLDDTAKKVGKLPGLDAREKADLDKLRKDLTATTEYAPFWVILAVALALGLGTMVGWKRVVLTIGEKIGKQGMTYAQGMSAQITAASMIGLANVFSLPVSTTHVLSSGVAGTMVANKSGLQGGTVKTILMAWVLTLPATVALSAGLFWLASKALGS; the protein is encoded by the coding sequence ATGATCGATTTATTCAGCGGACTGGATGCTTGGGTGCTTGTGAGCCTCTTGCTCGCCCTGGCCTTTGTCCTCGCCTTCGAGTTCATCAACGGCTTTCATGACACCGCTAACGCGGTTGCCACCGTTATTTACACCAAAGCCATGCCGCCCCACCTGGCGGTGTTCTTTTCCGGTGTATTCAACTTCCTTGGCGTGTTGCTGGGCGGCGTGGGCGTGGCGTATGCCATCGTGCACTTGCTGCCGGTAGAACTGTTGATCAACGTAAACACCGGCCACGGCCTGGCCATGGTGTTCTCGCTCCTGGCTGCGGCCATTACCTGGAACCTGGGGACCTGGTACTTCGGTATCCCGGCTTCCAGCTCCCATACCCTGATCGGCTCGATCCTGGGTGTGGGCCTGGCGAACGCCCTGATCAACGACATTCCACTGGTTGACGGGGTCAACTGGCAGAAGGCGGTGGACATCGGCGCCTCGCTGGTGGTCTCGCCAATGGCCGGCTTCGCCGTTGCCGCGCTGGTGCTGCTTGGCCTGAAATGGTGGCGCCCACTGTCCAAGATGCACAAGACCCCGGACCAGCGCCGCAAGATCGACGACAAGAAGCACCCACCGTTCTGGAACCGCCTGGTTCTGGTGATCTCGGCAATGGCCGTGAGCTTCGTCCACGGTTCCAACGACGGCCAGAAGGGCATCGGCCTGATCATGCTGGTGCTGATCGGTATCGTGCCGGCGCAGTTCGTACTCGACCTGAACAGCACCACCTACCAGATCGAACGCACTCGTGATGCAACCTTGCATTTGAACCAGTTCTACCAGCGCAACGAGGCCACCTTGGGTGAGTTCCTGGCGCTGGGTAAAGGCGTGAAGGACGACCTGCCGGAGAAGTTCCGTTGCAACCCGCAACAGACTGAACCAACCATCGCCGCGCTGCTGAGCACCCTCAAAGGGGTTGCCGACTACCATTCGCTGCCCCATGAAAGCCGCATCGAAGTCCGTCGCTACCTGCTCTGCCTGGATGACACCGCGAAGAAAGTCGGCAAGCTGCCTGGCCTGGACGCCCGTGAAAAGGCCGACCTCGACAAGCTGCGCAAAGACCTGACTGCCACCACCGAATACGCACCGTTCTGGGTAATCCTGGCGGTTGCCCTGGCACTTGGCCTGGGCACCATGGTGGGCTGGAAGCGTGTGGTTCTGACCATCGGCGAGAAGATCGGCAAACAAGGCATGACCTACGCCCAGGGCATGTCGGCACAGATCACCGCCGCGAGCATGATCGGCCTGGCCAACGTATTCAGCCTGCCGGTATCGACCACTCACGTATTGTCCTCGGGTGTTGCCGGGACCATGGTCGCCAACAAGAGCGGCCTGCAAGGCGGCACAGTGAAAACCATCCTGATGGCCTGGGTCCTGACCCTGCCAGCGACCGTGGCCTTGTCGGCCGGCCTGTTCTGGCTGGCGTCGAAGGCACTGGGCAGCTGA
- the pcaR gene encoding pca regulon transcriptional regulator PcaR, protein MNDQMRNSFTSAAPPIVASPAKRIQALTGDPDFMTSLARGLAVVQAFQERKRHLTIAQISHRTEIPRAAVRRCLHTLIKLGYATTDGRTYSLLPKVLTLGHAYLSSTPLAVSAQPYLDRMSEQLHEACNMATLEGNDILYIARSATTQRLISVDLSVGGRLPAYCTSMGRILLAALDDASLREYLDSADLQAKTSRTLHTPEALLECLQEVRQQGWCVVDQELEQGLRSIAVPVYDASGQVLAALNISTHAGRVSRNELEQRFLPGLLSASRELSAQLFA, encoded by the coding sequence ATGAACGATCAAATGCGTAACTCCTTTACCTCGGCAGCCCCCCCAATCGTTGCTTCGCCGGCCAAGCGGATCCAGGCGCTGACCGGTGATCCTGACTTCATGACCTCTCTGGCCCGCGGCCTGGCAGTGGTGCAAGCGTTTCAGGAGCGTAAGCGTCACCTGACCATCGCCCAGATCAGCCATCGCACGGAGATTCCGCGCGCGGCAGTGCGCCGCTGCCTGCATACGCTGATCAAATTGGGCTATGCCACCACCGACGGGCGCACCTATTCGCTGCTGCCCAAAGTGCTGACCCTCGGTCACGCCTACTTGTCGTCCACGCCATTGGCGGTCTCGGCGCAGCCCTATCTGGATCGCATGAGCGAGCAACTGCACGAGGCCTGCAACATGGCCACCCTGGAAGGTAACGACATTCTGTACATCGCCCGGTCGGCGACTACCCAGCGCCTGATTTCGGTCGACCTTTCCGTAGGTGGACGCCTGCCGGCCTATTGCACGTCCATGGGCCGCATCCTCCTGGCGGCGCTGGACGATGCGTCGTTGCGCGAGTACCTCGACAGCGCCGATCTGCAGGCCAAGACCAGCCGCACCCTGCATACGCCAGAAGCCTTACTTGAATGCCTGCAGGAGGTTCGCCAGCAGGGCTGGTGCGTCGTTGATCAGGAGCTTGAGCAGGGCCTGCGCTCTATTGCCGTTCCGGTGTACGACGCGTCGGGCCAGGTGCTTGCTGCACTGAACATCAGCACCCACGCCGGGCGCGTCAGTCGCAATGAACTGGAGCAGCGGTTTCTGCCGGGGTTGCTGAGTGCCAGCCGTGAGCTCAGCGCCCAGTTGTTCGCTTAA
- a CDS encoding MFS transporter: MNQPQSSVGNCLDVQSFINAQPISRYQWRVVILCFLIVFLDGLDTAAMGFIAPALSQDWGIDRASLGPVMSAALIGMVFGALGSGPLADRFGRKVVLVGAVLLFGAFSLASAYSTNVEQLLVLRFLTGLGLGAGMPNATTLLSEYTPERKKSLLVTSMFCGFNLGMAGGGFISAKLIPAFGWHSLLLIGGILPLLLVVVLVFWLPESARYLVVRNRGTDRVRKALTPIDPVTVSQAASFSVPEQKSVKARNVFAVIFSGTYSTGTLLLWLTYFMGLVIVYLLTSWLPTLMRDSGASMEQAAFIGALFQLGGVLSAVAVGWAMDRYNPHKVIGTFYLLAGVFAYAVGQSLGNITLLATLVLVAGMCVNGAQSAMPSLAARFYPTQGRATGVSWMLGIGRFGAILGAWMGATLLGLGWNFEQVLTALVIPAALATTAVIIKGLVSHADAT, translated from the coding sequence ATGAATCAGCCTCAATCCTCTGTGGGTAACTGCCTTGACGTGCAGTCCTTCATCAATGCTCAGCCGATCTCGCGCTACCAGTGGCGCGTGGTCATCCTGTGTTTTCTGATTGTCTTCCTCGATGGCCTGGACACGGCGGCGATGGGTTTTATTGCCCCCGCTCTGTCTCAGGATTGGGGGATCGACCGTGCCAGCCTGGGGCCGGTGATGAGCGCCGCACTGATTGGCATGGTCTTCGGCGCCCTGGGTTCCGGGCCGTTGGCTGACCGTTTCGGGCGCAAGGTGGTGTTGGTGGGGGCGGTCCTGTTGTTCGGCGCCTTCAGCCTGGCATCTGCCTATAGCACCAACGTCGAGCAACTGTTGGTGTTGCGCTTCCTCACCGGCCTTGGCCTGGGCGCCGGCATGCCCAACGCAACCACCTTGTTGTCGGAATACACCCCGGAGCGCAAGAAGTCGCTGCTGGTGACCAGCATGTTCTGTGGCTTCAACCTGGGCATGGCTGGCGGCGGATTTATCTCGGCCAAATTGATCCCGGCGTTCGGCTGGCACAGCCTGTTGCTGATCGGCGGCATCCTGCCGTTATTGCTGGTAGTGGTATTGGTGTTCTGGTTGCCGGAGTCGGCGCGTTACCTGGTGGTGCGCAATCGCGGCACCGACAGGGTGCGCAAGGCACTGACGCCGATTGACCCGGTGACCGTGAGCCAGGCGGCGAGCTTCAGTGTGCCCGAGCAAAAGAGCGTCAAGGCGCGCAACGTGTTCGCGGTGATTTTCTCCGGCACCTACAGCACCGGCACGCTGTTGCTGTGGCTGACGTACTTCATGGGGCTGGTGATTGTTTACCTGCTGACCAGTTGGCTGCCGACCCTGATGCGCGACAGTGGCGCGAGCATGGAGCAGGCGGCGTTCATTGGCGCGCTGTTTCAACTGGGCGGAGTGCTCAGCGCGGTCGCGGTGGGTTGGGCAATGGACCGGTACAACCCGCACAAGGTCATCGGCACCTTCTATCTATTGGCCGGGGTATTTGCCTACGCGGTAGGGCAGAGCCTGGGCAACATCACCTTGCTGGCGACCCTGGTGCTGGTCGCAGGGATGTGTGTGAACGGCGCGCAATCGGCCATGCCTTCGCTGGCGGCACGTTTTTACCCTACCCAGGGACGCGCAACGGGCGTTTCCTGGATGCTCGGAATCGGCCGCTTTGGCGCAATCCTCGGTGCCTGGATGGGGGCGACTCTGCTTGGCCTGGGCTGGAACTTCGAGCAGGTGCTGACGGCGCTGGTCATTCCTGCTGCGCTGGCCACCACGGCGGTGATTATCAAGGGGTTGGTCAGTCACGCAGACGCGACCTGA
- a CDS encoding CoA transferase subunit A: protein MAEILSLQAAVKQFVNDGDTIALEGFTHLIPTAAGHEIIRQGKKDLTLVRMTPDLVYDQLIGAGCARKLIFSWGGNPGVGSLHRLRDAVEKQWPHALEIEEHSHADLANAYVAGASGLPFAVLRAYAGSDLPKVNPLIKSVTCPFTGEVLAAVPSVRPDVTVIHAQKADRKGNVLLWGILGVQKEAALAAKRCIVTVEEIVDDLNAPMNACVLPTWALTAVCHVPGGAHPSYAHGYTERDNRFYQAWDPIARDRETFTAWINEYIHGTADFSEFQAKLARASEAK, encoded by the coding sequence ATGGCAGAAATCCTTTCGCTGCAAGCTGCAGTGAAGCAATTCGTGAATGACGGCGACACTATCGCCCTCGAAGGCTTCACTCATTTGATTCCGACCGCTGCGGGTCATGAAATCATCCGTCAGGGCAAAAAAGACCTGACTCTGGTGCGCATGACTCCCGACTTAGTCTACGACCAGTTGATCGGTGCCGGTTGCGCGCGCAAATTGATTTTCTCCTGGGGCGGCAACCCGGGCGTGGGCTCGCTGCATCGCCTGCGCGATGCGGTCGAGAAGCAGTGGCCGCATGCTTTGGAAATCGAAGAGCATAGCCACGCCGACCTGGCCAACGCCTACGTTGCCGGCGCCTCTGGCCTGCCGTTCGCGGTGCTGCGTGCCTACGCCGGTTCTGATCTGCCCAAGGTCAACCCGCTGATCAAGAGCGTGACCTGCCCGTTCACCGGTGAAGTGCTGGCGGCGGTGCCGTCGGTGCGTCCGGACGTGACCGTGATCCACGCGCAGAAGGCCGACCGCAAGGGCAACGTGCTGCTCTGGGGCATCCTTGGTGTGCAAAAGGAAGCGGCTTTGGCGGCCAAGCGTTGCATCGTCACGGTGGAAGAGATTGTCGACGACCTGAACGCACCGATGAACGCCTGCGTACTGCCAACCTGGGCCCTGACTGCGGTGTGCCATGTGCCTGGCGGCGCGCACCCGTCCTACGCCCACGGCTACACCGAGCGTGACAACCGTTTCTACCAGGCGTGGGACCCGATTGCCCGCGACCGTGAGACCTTCACCGCGTGGATCAACGAATACATCCACGGTACTGCCGATTTCAGTGAATTCCAGGCCAAGCTGGCTCGTGCTTCGGAGGCCAAATAA
- a CDS encoding CoA-transferase subunit beta, with translation MMTYSTNEMMTVAAARRLKNGSVCFVGIGLPSKAANLARLTSSPDVVLIYESGPIGAKPSVLPLSIGDGELAETADTVVPTGEIFRYWLQGGRIDVGFLGAAQVDRFGNINTTVVGDYHQPKVRLPGAGGAPEIAGSAKSVLIILKQSARSFVDKLDFITSVGHGEGGDSRKRLGLPGAGPVGIITDLCIMEPEAGTHEFVVTALHPGVTREQVVAATGWPVRFADQVEFTAEPTEAELLALRDLEARTAAAHGQAPGEA, from the coding sequence ATAATGACGTACTCCACCAATGAAATGATGACCGTTGCCGCCGCCCGCCGCCTGAAGAACGGTTCGGTGTGCTTTGTCGGCATCGGCTTGCCATCGAAAGCGGCCAACCTCGCGCGACTGACCTCTTCGCCAGACGTCGTACTGATTTACGAGTCGGGCCCGATCGGCGCCAAGCCAAGCGTCCTGCCGCTGTCCATCGGTGACGGCGAGTTGGCGGAAACCGCTGATACTGTGGTGCCGACTGGCGAGATCTTCCGCTATTGGCTGCAGGGCGGGCGCATCGACGTTGGTTTCCTCGGCGCCGCGCAGGTTGACCGTTTCGGCAACATCAACACCACAGTGGTCGGTGACTATCACCAGCCAAAAGTCCGTCTGCCAGGCGCGGGCGGGGCACCGGAGATCGCCGGTTCGGCGAAAAGCGTGCTGATCATTCTCAAGCAGTCGGCGCGCTCGTTTGTCGACAAGCTGGACTTCATTACCTCAGTCGGCCACGGCGAAGGCGGCGATTCGCGTAAACGCCTGGGGCTGCCAGGTGCCGGTCCGGTGGGGATCATCACCGACCTGTGCATCATGGAGCCGGAAGCCGGCACCCACGAGTTCGTGGTCACCGCACTGCACCCGGGCGTGACCCGCGAGCAAGTGGTTGCCGCTACGGGCTGGCCAGTGCGCTTCGCCGATCAGGTGGAGTTCACCGCCGAGCCGACCGAGGCAGAGCTGCTTGCCTTGCGCGATCTGGAAGCGCGCACCGCTGCCGCCCACGGCCAGGCACCGGGAGAAGCATGA
- the pcaF gene encoding 3-oxoadipyl-CoA thiolase, with protein MMRDVYICDAIRTPIGRFGGGLSAVRADDLAAVPIKALIERNPGVDWTAVDEVFLGCANQAGEDNRNVARMALLLAGLPESIPGVTLNRLCASGMDAIGTAFRAIASGEMELAIAGGVESMSRAPFVMGKADAAFSRNMKLEDTTIGWRFINPLMKAQYGVDAMPQTADNVADDYAVSRADQDAFALRSQQRTAAAQAAGFFAEEIVPVRIAHKKGESVVEQDEHPRADTSLETLSKLKPVNGPDKTVTAGNASGVNDGAAALILASAEAVKKHGLTARAKVLGMASAGVAPRVMGIGPVPAVRKLVERLGVSVNDFDVIELNEAFASQGLAVLRELGLADDAPQVNPNGGAIALGHPLGMSGARLVLTALHQLEKTGGRKGLATMCVGVGQGLALAIERV; from the coding sequence ATGATGCGTGACGTTTATATCTGCGATGCAATTCGTACTCCGATCGGCCGCTTTGGCGGTGGCCTTTCGGCGGTGCGTGCCGACGACCTGGCGGCTGTGCCGATCAAGGCCCTGATCGAGCGCAACCCGGGCGTCGACTGGACTGCCGTGGACGAAGTGTTCCTCGGCTGCGCCAACCAGGCTGGCGAAGACAACCGTAACGTGGCACGCATGGCGCTGTTGTTGGCCGGTCTGCCGGAGAGCATTCCCGGGGTGACCCTCAACCGCCTGTGCGCTTCCGGCATGGATGCGATTGGCACGGCGTTCCGCGCCATTGCCAGCGGTGAAATGGAACTGGCGATTGCCGGCGGCGTCGAGTCGATGTCCCGTGCACCGTTCGTGATGGGTAAGGCCGACGCAGCGTTCTCGCGCAACATGAAGCTGGAAGACACCACCATTGGCTGGCGTTTCATCAACCCGTTGATGAAAGCCCAGTACGGGGTCGATGCGATGCCGCAGACCGCCGACAACGTCGCCGATGATTACGCGGTATCGCGCGCCGACCAGGACGCCTTTGCCCTGCGCAGCCAGCAACGTACTGCAGCGGCGCAAGCGGCTGGCTTCTTCGCCGAGGAAATTGTCCCGGTGCGCATCGCCCACAAAAAAGGCGAAAGCGTGGTGGAGCAGGACGAGCATCCGCGTGCCGACACCAGCCTGGAAACCCTGAGCAAACTCAAACCGGTCAACGGCCCGGACAAGACCGTCACCGCTGGCAACGCCTCGGGCGTTAACGACGGGGCTGCGGCATTGATCCTGGCCTCCGCCGAGGCGGTGAAGAAGCACGGTCTGACCGCTCGCGCGAAAGTGCTGGGCATGGCCAGCGCCGGCGTTGCTCCACGTGTCATGGGCATTGGCCCGGTGCCGGCAGTGCGCAAGCTGGTGGAACGCCTGGGTGTGTCGGTCAATGATTTCGACGTGATCGAACTCAACGAAGCCTTCGCCAGCCAGGGCCTCGCGGTGTTGCGCGAACTCGGCCTGGCGGACGACGCGCCACAGGTCAACCCGAACGGCGGCGCCATTGCCCTCGGGCACCCGCTGGGCATGAGTGGTGCACGTTTGGTGCTGACTGCCTTGCACCAACTGGAGAAAACCGGTGGCCGTAAGGGCCTGGCGACCATGTGTGTAGGTGTAGGCCAAGGCCTGGCACTGGCGATCGAAAGGGTTTAA
- a CDS encoding MFS family transporter — MTSITSHYTAEERGKRIFAIVGASSGNLVEWFDFYVYAFCAIYFAPAFFPSDDPTVQLVNTAGVFAAGFLMRPIGGWLFGRVADKHGRKNSMMISVLMMCAGSLLIACLPTYKDIGVWAPILLLVARLFQGLSVGGEYGTTATYMSEVALKGQRGFFASFQYVTLIGGQLLAVLLVVILQQFLSEDELRAWGWRIPFVVGAIAAVISLLLRRSLKETTSKEMREDKDAGSIRALFRDHKAAFITVLGYTAGGSLIFYTFTTYMQKYLVNTAGMHAKTASYIMTGALFLYMCMQPFFGMLADKIGRRNSMLWFGALGTLCTVPILLSLKSVTSPFLAFVLITLALAIVSFYTSISGLVKAEMFPPQVRALGVGLAYAVANAVFGGSAEYVALSLKSVGMENSFYWYVTVMMAVAFLFSLRLPKQAAYLHHDL; from the coding sequence ATGACATCAATCACCAGCCACTACACCGCTGAAGAGCGTGGCAAGAGGATCTTCGCAATTGTCGGGGCATCTTCCGGCAATCTCGTCGAATGGTTCGACTTCTATGTATACGCCTTCTGCGCGATCTACTTCGCCCCAGCCTTCTTTCCCTCCGACGATCCGACCGTGCAATTGGTCAACACCGCTGGTGTGTTTGCCGCCGGATTTTTGATGCGACCCATTGGTGGCTGGCTGTTCGGCCGGGTGGCCGACAAGCACGGGCGCAAGAATTCGATGATGATTTCGGTGCTGATGATGTGCGCCGGATCATTGCTGATTGCCTGCCTGCCGACCTACAAGGACATTGGCGTCTGGGCGCCGATCCTGCTGCTGGTGGCCCGTCTGTTCCAGGGCCTGTCGGTGGGTGGCGAGTACGGCACCACCGCGACCTACATGAGTGAGGTAGCACTCAAGGGCCAGCGCGGCTTCTTCGCCTCGTTCCAGTACGTGACGCTGATCGGCGGGCAACTGCTGGCAGTGTTGCTGGTGGTGATCCTGCAACAGTTCCTCTCCGAAGATGAACTGCGTGCCTGGGGTTGGAGGATTCCGTTTGTCGTCGGCGCGATAGCGGCGGTGATTTCGCTATTGCTGCGTCGTTCGTTGAAAGAAACCACCAGCAAGGAAATGCGTGAAGACAAAGACGCCGGCAGCATTCGTGCGCTGTTTCGTGATCACAAGGCGGCGTTCATTACCGTGCTGGGTTACACCGCCGGTGGCTCGTTGATTTTCTATACCTTCACTACTTACATGCAGAAGTACCTGGTGAACACCGCCGGGATGCACGCCAAGACGGCCAGTTACATCATGACCGGCGCGCTGTTTCTGTATATGTGCATGCAACCGTTCTTCGGCATGCTGGCCGACAAGATCGGGCGACGTAACTCGATGCTCTGGTTCGGTGCCCTCGGTACGCTGTGCACGGTGCCGATCCTGCTGAGCCTGAAATCGGTCACCAGTCCGTTCCTGGCCTTCGTGCTGATTACCCTGGCGCTGGCAATCGTGAGTTTTTACACCTCGATCAGCGGTCTGGTAAAAGCCGAGATGTTCCCGCCGCAGGTGCGCGCCCTGGGTGTCGGCCTGGCTTACGCGGTGGCCAACGCGGTATTCGGCGGTTCGGCGGAATATGTGGCGCTGAGCCTGAAATCGGTGGGGATGGAAAACTCCTTCTACTGGTACGTGACGGTGATGATGGCTGTCGCCTTCCTGTTCAGCTTGCGTTTGCCCAAGCAAGCGGCGTATCTGCATCACGACCTTTGA
- a CDS encoding 3-carboxy-cis,cis-muconate cycloisomerase → MQRPSNQLFDAYFTARTMRDVFSDQGRVQAMLDFEAALARAEASIGLVPTTAVAPIAAACQAGHYDFAALGEAIATAGNSAIPLVKALGKQIALQDPEAERYVHLGATSQDAMDSGLVLQLRDALELIEADLARLADALAQQAQRHIATPLAGRTWLQHATPVTLGMKIAGWLGALTRTRQRLQALKPRLLVLQFGGASGTLAALGEQAMPIAEALAQELDLGLPDQPWHTQRDRLVEFGAVLGLLAGSLGKLGRDISLLMQTEAGEVFEPSAPGKGGSSTMPHKRNPVGAAVLISAATRVPGLVSTLFSAMPQEHERSLGLWHAEWETLPEICCLVSGALQQALAIAQGLEVDAERMARNLDLTQGLVLAEAVSIVLAQCIGRDRAHHLLETCCKRAVAEQRHLRAVLGDEPQVTGELSVTELDQLMDPAHYLGQAQTWVERALAEHLTLTV, encoded by the coding sequence ATGCAACGTCCGAGCAACCAATTGTTCGATGCTTATTTCACCGCGCGGACCATGCGTGACGTATTCAGTGACCAGGGCCGAGTCCAGGCCATGCTCGACTTCGAGGCCGCTCTGGCGCGGGCCGAGGCGAGCATAGGGCTGGTCCCGACGACTGCGGTGGCGCCGATTGCCGCCGCCTGCCAGGCCGGACACTACGACTTTGCCGCCCTCGGCGAGGCGATTGCCACTGCCGGCAATTCCGCCATTCCGCTCGTCAAGGCGCTGGGCAAGCAGATTGCCCTGCAAGACCCGGAGGCCGAGCGCTATGTGCACCTGGGCGCTACCAGCCAGGATGCAATGGACAGTGGCCTGGTCCTGCAACTGCGCGATGCGCTCGAATTGATTGAAGCTGACCTGGCTCGCTTGGCCGACGCCTTGGCGCAGCAAGCGCAACGGCATATCGCCACACCACTGGCCGGACGCACCTGGCTGCAGCACGCGACACCGGTCACCCTGGGCATGAAAATCGCCGGCTGGCTGGGCGCGCTGACCCGCACCCGCCAGCGCTTGCAGGCACTCAAGCCGCGCTTGCTGGTCCTGCAGTTCGGCGGTGCCAGCGGCACCCTGGCGGCATTGGGCGAGCAGGCCATGCCGATCGCCGAAGCCTTGGCGCAGGAGTTGGATTTGGGGTTGCCGGATCAACCCTGGCACACCCAGCGTGATCGCCTGGTGGAGTTCGGCGCGGTGCTTGGCCTGCTGGCCGGCAGCCTGGGCAAACTGGGGCGTGATATCAGCCTGTTGATGCAGACCGAAGCGGGGGAGGTCTTCGAACCTTCTGCGCCGGGCAAGGGCGGCTCTTCGACCATGCCGCACAAGCGCAATCCGGTTGGCGCGGCAGTGCTGATCAGCGCTGCGACTCGAGTGCCAGGCCTGGTGTCGACGCTGTTCAGCGCCATGCCCCAGGAGCACGAACGCAGCCTCGGGCTGTGGCACGCCGAGTGGGAGACCCTGCCGGAAATCTGCTGCCTGGTGTCCGGTGCCTTGCAACAGGCGCTGGCGATTGCCCAAGGACTGGAAGTCGACGCCGAACGTATGGCACGCAATCTCGACCTGACCCAGGGCCTGGTGCTCGCCGAAGCCGTCAGCATCGTGCTGGCCCAGTGCATCGGTCGCGACCGCGCCCATCACCTGCTGGAAACCTGCTGCAAGCGCGCGGTGGCCGAACAGCGGCATCTGCGTGCAGTCCTCGGCGATGAGCCGCAGGTCACCGGCGAGTTGTCCGTGACTGAACTTGATCAACTGATGGACCCCGCGCACTACCTCGGCCAGGCCCAGACCTGGGTCGAACGCGCGCTGGCCGAACACCTGACCCTGACTGTCTGA
- the pcaD gene encoding 3-oxoadipate enol-lactonase, protein MAFVQLADGELHYQIEGPQDAPVLVLSNSLGTDLHMWDAQIPAFAEHFRVLRFDTRGHGRSLVTQGPYSIEQLGRDVLALLDALHIERAHFCGLSMGGLIGQWLGINAGERLHSLVVCNTSAKIGEPATWDPRIEMVLRDGAAAMVALRDASIARWFTADFAEAHPATAKQITDMLAATSPQGYAANCAAVRDADYREQLGAIKVPTLVIAGSDDAVTPPSGSHFIQERVAGAEYAEFYAAHLSNVQAGDAFSQRVLTFLLAH, encoded by the coding sequence GTGGCATTCGTACAACTCGCCGACGGCGAACTGCACTACCAAATTGAGGGTCCGCAAGACGCTCCGGTGCTGGTGCTGTCCAACTCCCTGGGCACCGACCTGCACATGTGGGACGCCCAGATCCCGGCGTTCGCCGAGCATTTTCGGGTGCTGCGTTTCGATACCCGTGGCCACGGTCGCTCGCTGGTGACTCAGGGGCCCTACAGCATCGAGCAACTGGGCCGCGACGTGCTGGCCCTGCTGGATGCCCTGCACATCGAGCGCGCGCATTTTTGCGGGCTGTCCATGGGCGGCCTGATCGGCCAGTGGCTGGGCATCAATGCCGGTGAGCGCTTGCACTCGCTGGTGGTGTGCAACACCTCAGCGAAAATCGGCGAACCGGCCACCTGGGATCCACGCATCGAAATGGTCCTGCGTGATGGCGCGGCGGCCATGGTTGCCCTGCGCGACGCCTCGATTGCCCGCTGGTTCACGGCGGATTTTGCCGAGGCCCATCCGGCGACGGCGAAACAGATCACCGACATGCTTGCCGCTACCTCGCCACAGGGCTATGCCGCCAACTGCGCAGCGGTGCGCGATGCCGATTACCGTGAGCAGCTGGGTGCAATCAAGGTCCCGACCCTGGTCATCGCCGGCAGCGACGACGCCGTGACGCCACCTTCCGGCAGTCACTTCATCCAGGAGCGGGTCGCGGGCGCCGAGTATGCCGAGTTCTACGCCGCGCACTTGTCCAACGTGCAGGCCGGCGATGCTTTCAGCCAGCGTGTGCTGACCTTCCTGTTGGCCCACTGA
- the pcaC gene encoding 4-carboxymuconolactone decarboxylase has protein sequence MDEKQRYDEGMQVRRAVLGDAHVDRSLDSLTEFNSEFQEMITRHAWGDIWTRPGLPRHTRSLITIAMLIGMNRNEELKLHLRAAANNGVTRAEIKEVLMQSAIYCGIPAANATFHLAASVWDELGVESRE, from the coding sequence GTGGACGAGAAACAACGTTATGACGAAGGCATGCAGGTGCGTCGCGCGGTGCTCGGCGACGCTCATGTCGACCGCAGCCTGGACAGCCTGACCGAGTTCAACTCGGAGTTTCAGGAGATGATCACCCGTCACGCCTGGGGCGATATCTGGACCCGCCCTGGCTTGCCGCGGCATACCCGCAGCCTGATCACCATCGCCATGCTGATCGGCATGAACCGCAACGAAGAGTTGAAGCTGCACCTGCGGGCGGCGGCCAACAATGGCGTGACCCGGGCCGAGATCAAGGAAGTGCTGATGCAGAGCGCGATCTATTGCGGCATTCCGGCGGCCAATGCGACCTTCCACCTGGCCGCGTCGGTGTGGGATGAGTTAGGCGTCGAGTCCCGCGAGTAG